TGTTTTCCGCATTCTCGAATTACTTATCAGTTTACATTTTAGCTAGTGATTTGTGCATCCAATAAGCACCGTACCCCAAAAAGCCGAGGTGGCCGGCTGATGTTTGTTTGGTGTTTTCTCCTCTTGCAGTTGATGGACAGAAGTTCCTCACAGAATCCAATACTAACCACTAAAACGGTTCATGATTTCCCTTCCGAAACTCCTCAAAACCACCAGAACACTCCTAAGACCATAGATATCCCACTCAACTGTTCCCTCGGCAACATGTCTCGGACCTGCCCTGCCAATTACTACCCATCTAAGATCTTTGTTGAAGATCAAAGCCTTTTGTCAGCGCCGCCTCCGTCTTGTCCCGATTACTTCCGTTGGATTTATGATGATTTATGGCCGTGGAGGGAGACAGGCATTACTAGAGAAATGGTTATGAGTGCCAGTCGAACGGCTAATTTCCGGTTGGTGATATTGGATGGGAAAGCTTACGTGCAAACGTACAGAAAATCGTTTCAGAGTCGGGACACATTTACGCTATGGGGGATCCTGCAGTTGCTGAGGAGGTACCCCGGCAAAGTGCCTGATTTGGACTTAATGTTCGATTGTGTTGATTGGCCGGTcatcaaaaaagaaacttttaaAGGTCCCAAGTACCCCGCACCACCACCGTTGTTCCGATACTGTGGGGACGATTCCTCATATGATATCGTCTTTCCAGATTGGTCGTTCTGGGGCTGGTACGTagataattagtaaaatttcgGTACTGGTTATATAATcgagataattatattgacaccCCTTACATTTAGACATTAGAAATCTGCccgttttgaaaaattatgctGCATTCTCTGCATTCATTGTTTTACATCGTAAAATTTCACTTTGAAGACTGGTAAAGATCAGAAACATGACTGCAGAGAGTGCTGTGTAATCTTTCAAACTGAgagctttttcttttttctttcccccttaaatatataatatacctAAACATTGACAGTGATAATTAATTAGGCCAGAGATTAACATAAAACCATGGGAGGCATTGTCTGAGGACCTAAAGGAAGGTAATAAGAGGATTGGATGGACGGACAGGGAGCAGCATGCTTATTGGAAAGGCAATCCAACAGTTGCGGCCACCAGGATGGACTTGCTCAAGTGCAATGTTACGGATAAGCAGGATTGGGGCGCTCGCGTCTTTGCTCAGGTAACAACTATGAATTCTACTGAGGGTTTTCAAGAACTTGTCGAGAATATGAGTCGTGAACTTGAATATTTTGAATCTGTCAACATGACCGATGAGTTATGACTGCACCAAAAGCAGAGTGCTGAAAGTGAAACTTGATGAAAAATTGCAGGACTGGctgaaagaacaaaaagaggGTTATAAGCAATCAGATTTAGCGAGCCAATGCGCTCACAGGTGGGATGGCCTCTTCGCTATAAACACTATGAGATTTTCCGTAGTTAAAGATCTCATTCTTGTGCAATCTTGGCAGATACAAAATCTACATTGAAGGATCTGCGTGGTCAGTGAGTGAGAAATACATTCTAGCTTGCGATTCCGTCACACTACTCGTAAAGCCTTATTACTACGACTTCTTCACGAGAAGTTTGATGCCTTTGCAACATTACTGGCCAATTAAGGATGATGACAAGTGCAGATCCATTAAACACGCAGTCGACTGGGGAAATAGCCATCAACAAGAggtaatctctctctctctcttgtccCCCCATTctcccaacacacacacacacacacactcctaACAAGCTAATGAATCTTACTTGTGTTCTTTATTCGGTCTGTTAACAGGCTCAGGCCATCGGCAAGAGAGCAAGCAATTTCATTCTAGACGAGCTGAAGATGGACTACGTTTACGACTACATGTTCCATCTCTTGAGCGAGTATGCCAAGCTCTTAAAATACAAGCCCACCGTGCCTAAGAGAGCTGTCGAACTCTGTTCGGAGGCAATGGCCTGCCCTTCGCAAGGATTCGAGAAGAAATTCATGACGGATTCTCTAGTTAAAGGTCCGAGTGTTTCGAACCCATGCACGATGCCTCCACCGTACGATCCCGCATCTCTTCATTCTGttattgaaagaaaagataGTGGCATAAAGCAAGTAGAGACgtgggaaaaagaatactgGCAGAATCAGAACAAGCAGATgtaggaaaaagaatactggCAGAATCAGAACAAGCACAGATGTAGGAACCTTACAAcatcttttccttctttgtttCCTGCAGTTACATACAAATGAATGTATAAATTTGTCTCTTCTTATACTATgtttatccaaattaaatgATGCATCCCATGACCTAATAAAACCCAAGAAAAACTATGCAATGCAATTCCGATTCTTTATtctgaattaatattttatttttatattatactcatatattataattcagGTGCGAAAAATCAATATCCCTTATAATTTAAGGGAATTATGTTAATATAGAGATAATATGGATAAGTAAagtaaaatacatataagatGAAACATTAATTGAGAAGGGAGTATTTGGATATGTGTTAATGTAATTAGGTGGAAACCAGTGAAATTTTGAGACAAGATAAGGACGacaattgaatattttttacttttgagaTAGAATTTGGGCAGAGTACAATGTACATGCAATGCAAGAAAGAAATCCCCTCATCCTCAAAAAGGaaacacaaaatcaaaataggaacatcattaattaattaattaattaattgatatttccgcaggtttttcttttggataagttaatatttataattttgaagatgATGTTTTTGTGATGAAGCTAAGTAGGATTTTTTGAGAGAGACGAAGGACAGAACCTTTGAGAGGCATGAAGCTGATGCTGATGGCGACGTTCTCGATGGCGGCGCTCTTAGTCGCCTCCCTCACTTTCGGCGCGTTCTTGTGCACGCGCCACCTCGACTCCGTTGCTTTTGTAGGTTTGCTTTTGCTCTGTTTGTCTTTCAAAATTCTGTTAGAACTTAAGCTCTTCAACAGACCTAGTTCCAGATGtgattaaattaagaatatgttttattatcaaattcaagatcaattttttgttttctcaatttattatatatagtaagtATTTTAAATGACGTGAGACGACCCGGTTTACCGTTGCGCgagttattattaattaggcCTCTACGtaaatctcataattttatttcgaaaaaatattctattagtggtaatttattttgaaacttataagccattcaaattttttgtctgCATCTACATGCCAATATCAACTTACATTTTAGTGAACACTAATTTTTCTAAACTCAATTAGATCATTCTCAaaatgacaatatttttttaatagaaaaaataattaacatattaatttaaaattgaatcctttttctttgaacTCATAATTGAAGAATGTGAAGATCTGAAAATggattattttcaaaatttcccATGGTAAAAAATGTACATTGTATGTGCACACGATGAGATTTTCAAGAAGTTCCCAACTGATGTGTGTTTGATGCTTTTCTTATTGCAGCTCATGGTCAGAAGAGATCGCAGTTTTCCTTCTGAGAGTAGTCAGAATCTCGAGAATTTTCCTACAACCACAGTTATTCAAGTACATAAATGTTCCCTCGGCAACCTGTCTCCAAGTTGTCCAGTCAATTGCCACTCATCTAAAACTTTCATCGGAGACAAAAACGTTAGATCGACACCACCTCCGTCTTGTCCCGATTACTTCCGTTGGGTTCATGAAGATCTAGGGCCGTGGAGGAAAACAGGTATCACTAGAGAAATGGTGATGAGTGCCAAACGAACAGCCAATTTTCGGCTGGTCATATTAGATGGGAAAGCTTACGTGGAGACGTACTCAAAAGGATTTGAGAGTCGGGACACGTTCACGTTGTGGGGGATCTTGCAGTTGCTACGGAAGTACCCTGGCAAAGTGCCTGATCTGGACTTAATGTTCGACTGCGGTGACTTGCCGGtcatcaagaaagaaaatttcaaaggtCGGATGCACCCAGCACCTCCAACATTGTTCGGATACTGCAAGAATGATTCAACGTTCAATATTGTGTTTCCTGATTGGTCGTTCTGGGGCTGGTACGTATTAATGATTATCAATCATGGTGTATGTTAATGTGGCTGCCTGTACATCAACTGACTCAACTGTTCTTTAGGCCTGAGCTCAATATAAAACCATGGGAGACATTGTCCAAGGACATAAAAGAAGGGAATAAGAGGAAGAGATGGAGGGAGCGGAAGCCATATGCTTATTGGAAGGGCAATCCATTGGTGGCCTCCAAGAGGAGGGATTTACGCAGATGCAATGTTTCAGACAAAATGGATTGGGGTGCTCGTATCTATGCTCAGGTAACGGTTGAATTTCTACTCGTAGATTTTTACAATTTCACTACTTTCTTGGGAGGAATATAAATGTTGAATAGAGTATGTTGGAATCATTCAACGCACAAAGCACTGAATGCAGCATCCATGTGCTGACATCCACAAAAGTAAATCATAAATGCATGGAAAGTTGATAGCTGAAAGTGAAACTCTGACAAAATTGCAGGACTGgcgaaaagaaaagaaagagggtTTCAAGCAATCAAACTTAGCAAACCAATGCACTCACAGGTGGGAGAGCCACTTCACTAGCTACAACAATCCCCTTTCTTTTGGTCAACCAACTCTTTTTTCCTCATGAATACCAATCTAA
The window above is part of the Sesamum indicum cultivar Zhongzhi No. 13 linkage group LG7, S_indicum_v1.0, whole genome shotgun sequence genome. Proteins encoded here:
- the LOC105166908 gene encoding protein O-glucosyltransferase 1-like — protein: MKLMLMATFSMAALLVASLTFGAFLCTRHLDSVAFLMVRRDRSFPSESSQNLENFPTTTVIQVHKCSLGNLSPSCPVNCHSSKTFIGDKNVRSTPPPSCPDYFRWVHEDLGPWRKTGITREMVMSAKRTANFRLVILDGKAYVETYSKGFESRDTFTLWGILQLLRKYPGKVPDLDLMFDCGDLPVIKKENFKGRMHPAPPTLFGYCKNDSTFNIVFPDWSFWGWPELNIKPWETLSKDIKEGNKRKRWRERKPYAYWKGNPLVASKRRDLRRCNVSDKMDWGARIYAQDWRKEKKEGFKQSNLANQCTHRYKIYIEGVGWSVSEKYILACDSVMLLVKPHYYDFFTRGLTPLQHYWPIKDDDKCRSIKHAVDWGNNHREEAQAIGKTASSFVLNEVKMDYVYDYMFHLLSEYSKLLKYKPTVPERAVELCLEALACPSQGLAKKFMMDTLVKCPSVSNPCMMPPPYDPPSLHSIVERKEGVIKQVETWEKEYWQNQNKQI
- the LOC105166675 gene encoding protein O-glucosyltransferase 1 isoform X2, which translates into the protein MDRSSSQNPILTTKTVHDFPSETPQNHQNTPKTIDIPLNCSLGNMSRTCPANYYPSKIFVEDQSLLSAPPPSCPDYFRWIYDDLWPWRETGITREMVMSASRTANFRLVILDGKAYVQTYRKSFQSRDTFTLWGILQLLRRYPGKVPDLDLMFDCVDWPVIKKETFKGPKYPAPPPLFRYCGDDSSYDIVFPDWSFWGWPEINIKPWEALSEDLKEGNKRIGWTDREQHAYWKGNPTVAATRMDLLKCNVTDKQDWGARVFAQDWLKEQKEGYKQSDLASQCAHRYKIYIEGSAWSVSEKYILACDSVTLLVKPYYYDFFTRSLMPLQHYWPIKDDDKCRSIKHAVDWGNSHQQEAQAIGKRASNFILDELKMDYVYDYMFHLLSEYAKLLKYKPTVPKRAVELCSEAMACPSQGFEKKFMTDSLVKGPSVSNPCTMPPPYDPASLHSVIERKDSGIKQVETWEKEYWQNQNKQM
- the LOC105166675 gene encoding protein O-glucosyltransferase 1 isoform X1, translated to MEAIRRQLARSSLVALFFAVLTVGAFICTRYLDSSSALMDRSSSQNPILTTKTVHDFPSETPQNHQNTPKTIDIPLNCSLGNMSRTCPANYYPSKIFVEDQSLLSAPPPSCPDYFRWIYDDLWPWRETGITREMVMSASRTANFRLVILDGKAYVQTYRKSFQSRDTFTLWGILQLLRRYPGKVPDLDLMFDCVDWPVIKKETFKGPKYPAPPPLFRYCGDDSSYDIVFPDWSFWGWPEINIKPWEALSEDLKEGNKRIGWTDREQHAYWKGNPTVAATRMDLLKCNVTDKQDWGARVFAQDWLKEQKEGYKQSDLASQCAHRYKIYIEGSAWSVSEKYILACDSVTLLVKPYYYDFFTRSLMPLQHYWPIKDDDKCRSIKHAVDWGNSHQQEAQAIGKRASNFILDELKMDYVYDYMFHLLSEYAKLLKYKPTVPKRAVELCSEAMACPSQGFEKKFMTDSLVKGPSVSNPCTMPPPYDPASLHSVIERKDSGIKQVETWEKEYWQNQNKQM